The Vigna unguiculata cultivar IT97K-499-35 chromosome 6, ASM411807v1, whole genome shotgun sequence genome contains a region encoding:
- the LOC114188434 gene encoding uncharacterized protein LOC114188434 — protein MNLISKLEEFKIDHVPQRDNARADLLSKLASTKKKGCYRSLIQQVLTVPSIQTQVECFEITTQESWMSPFITYLGKGETPANQGKGWTKKAARYTLIARELYRRGFNHPLLRCITNDKASYVMKEIHEGTCGYHSGPKPMAARILRAGYFWPTMEQDCTNFVKKC, from the coding sequence ATGAACTTGATATCAAAACTTGAAGAATTCAAGATCGACCATGTACCTCAAAGGGACAACGCCAGAGCCGACCTCCTATCAAAACTTGCAAGTACCAAAAAGAAGGGTTGCTACAGATCCCTGATACAGCAGGTACTCACCGTCCCATCCATACAAACACAAGTGGAATGCTTTGAGATCACCACTCAAGAATCCTGGATGAGTCCCTTCATCACATACCTCGGAAAAGGCGAAACACCTGCCAACCAAGGAAAAGGATGGACCAAGAAAGCAGCAAGATACACTTTAATAGCCAGAGAACTTTATAGAAGAGGCTTCAACCACCCCCTACTCAGGTGCATCACGAATGATAAAGCGTCCTACGTCATGAAAGAGATACACGAAGGCACATGCGGATACCACTCGGGGCCAAAACCGATGGCGGCAAGAATCCTCCGGGCAGGGTACTTCTGGCCCACAATGGAACAAGATTGCACCAATTTCGTCAAGAAATGTTAA
- the LOC114189079 gene encoding probable inorganic phosphate transporter 1-7, which yields MGGQSVHVLNALDVAKTQWYHFTAIVIAGMGFFTDSYDLFCISLVTKLLGRIYYTEGYDKPGSLPANVSAAINGVAFCGSLAGQLFFGWLGDKMGRKRVYGMTLMLMVISSIASGLSFGKDPKAVMATLCFFRFWLGFGIGGDYPLSATIMAEYANKKTRGAFIAAVFAMQGFGILAGGVVAIVVSAIFSALYPSPTFQVNPILSTVPQADYVWRMILMFGAIPAVITYYWRMKMPETARYTALVAKNTKQAAADMSKVLQVEIEAEAEKVEELEGRRERGNEFGLFTKQFLLRHGLHLVGTASTWFLLDIAYYSQNLFQKDIFSAIGWIPAAKTMNAIEEVYKIARAQTLIALCSTVPGYWFTVALIDRMGRFTIQLMGFFFMTVFMLALAIPYHHWTMSGNQIGFVVIYSLTFFFANFGPNATTFVVPAEIFPARLRSTCHGISAAAGKAGAMVGAFGFLYAQNAIGLRNTLIILSAINFFGFLFTFLIPESKGKSLEEMSGEAEQNDTPATASPMEAGLEVRTSV from the coding sequence ATGGGTGGGCAATCTGTGCATGTGCTTAATGCACTGGATGTTGCAAAGACACAATGGTATCATTTCACAGCAATTGTGATAGCTGGAATGGGATTCTTCACCGATTCTTATGACCTGTTCTGCATATCCCTCGTCACCAAATTACTTGGCCGCATATACTACACTGAAGGCTATGATAAACCAGGTTCTCTGCCGGCAAATGTTTCAGCTGCCATCAATGGTGTCGCATTCTGTGGATCTCTTGCAGGCCAACTTTTCTTTGGGTGGCTTGGTGACAAGATGGGAAGGAAGCGTGTGTACGGGATGACCCTTATGCTCATGGTAATAAGCTCAATCGCTTCTGGTCTTTCCTTTGGCAAAGACCCTAAAGCTGTCATGGCTACCCTTTGTTTCTTCCGCTTCTGGCTTGGATTTGGCATTGGTGGAGACTACCCTCTTTCCGCCACCATCATGGCCGAGTATGCAAACAAGAAGACTCGTGGAGCATTCATAGCTGCTGTTTTTGCCATGCAAGGTTTTGGAATTTTGGCTGGTGGCGTGGTTGCAATAGTAGTATCAGCTATTTTCAGTGCCCTCTACCCTTCTCCAACATTCCAGGTCAACCCAATTCTGTCCACAGTGCCACAAGCTGATTATGTTTGGAGGATGATCTTGATGTTCGGTGCAATCCCAGCTGTGATCACATACTATTGGCGCATGAAAATGCCTGAGACCGCCAGATACACTGCCTTGGTTGCCAAGAATACCAAGCAAGCTGCTGCAGATATGTCAAAGGTGTTGCAGGTTGAGATAGAAGCTGAAGCAGAGAAAGTTGAGGAATTGGAGGGAAGAAGAGAAAGGGGAAATGAGTTTGGCCTGTTCACAAAACAGTTCCTTCTACGCCATGGACTTCACCTTGTTGGAACAGCCAGTACTTGGTTCCTGTTGGACATTGCCTATTACAGTCAGAATCTTTTTCAGAAAGACATTTTCAGTGCTATTGGTTGGATTCCTGCAGCAAAAACCATGAATGCCATTGAAGAGGTTTACAAGATTGCAAGAGCACAGACCCTGATAGCTCTTTGTAGTACTGTCCCTGGTTACTGGTTCACAGTGGCACTGATTGATAGGATGGGCAGGTTTACGATCCAGTTGATGGGGTTTTTCTTTATGACTGTCTTCATGCTTGCCTTAGCCATTCCATACCACCACTGGACCATGAGCGGTAACCAAATTGGGTTTGTTGTCATATATTCATTGACCTTCTTCTTTGCCAATTTTGGTCCAAATGCCACAACATTTGTGGTGCCAGCTGAGATTTTCCCTGCAAGGCTGAGGTCAACATGTCATGGCATATCAGCTGCAGCTGGCAAAGCTGGGGCAATGGTAGGCGCTTTTGGCTTCCTCTATGCTCAAAACGCCATTGGACTCAGGAATACACTTATTATTTTGTCTGCCATTAACTTCTTCGGCTTTCTCTTTACCTTTCTCATTCCTGAATCTAAAGGCAAATCGTTGGAGGAGATGTCTGGTGAAGCTGAACAAAACGATACTCCCGCAACAGCATCACCGATGGAAGCCGGTCTTGAAGTCAGAACATCTGTCTAA